In Bdellovibrionales bacterium, the following proteins share a genomic window:
- a CDS encoding pyridoxal-phosphate dependent enzyme, translating to MLFDNVLEAIGRTPLVRLNRITSYLKCNVYAKLEFLNPGGSVKDRIGYQMVLDAEKSGRIKPGDTLIEATSGNTGIGIALAGAVRGYKVIITLPEKMSHEKVVTLAVLGAKIIRTPSQAASDAPESHIGVAKKLQKEIPNSHILDQYSNPSNFNAHYHGTAQEILDDLNGQVDMVVMTAGTGGTITGVAKRLKEANPNVKIVGVDPVGSILAGPGELKPYLIEGIGYDFVPEVLHRELVDLWVKSEDKPSFQLARRLICEEGILCGGSSGAAMFGVLKASESLKENQNCVVIIPDGIRNYMTKFVDDKWMREHAFQ from the coding sequence ATGTTGTTTGATAACGTTCTTGAAGCTATTGGACGAACCCCTTTGGTTCGACTCAATCGAATCACTTCATACTTAAAGTGCAATGTTTACGCAAAACTTGAATTTTTGAATCCTGGCGGATCGGTGAAAGATCGCATTGGATATCAGATGGTTCTCGACGCTGAAAAAAGCGGTAGAATAAAACCTGGGGATACGCTGATTGAAGCCACGAGTGGCAACACAGGCATCGGCATTGCCTTGGCAGGAGCTGTCAGGGGCTATAAGGTCATCATCACACTCCCTGAAAAAATGAGTCATGAGAAGGTTGTCACCCTGGCCGTATTGGGCGCAAAAATCATTCGTACCCCATCTCAGGCGGCTTCCGACGCACCTGAAAGTCACATAGGGGTCGCCAAGAAGTTGCAAAAAGAGATTCCGAACTCTCATATTCTTGACCAATACTCAAATCCCTCTAATTTTAATGCTCATTATCACGGTACTGCTCAAGAAATTCTCGATGATCTAAACGGTCAAGTGGACATGGTTGTCATGACAGCTGGAACGGGCGGCACAATCACGGGAGTTGCTAAGCGGCTGAAAGAGGCAAATCCAAATGTGAAGATCGTTGGCGTGGATCCCGTGGGTTCAATTCTGGCAGGCCCCGGCGAGCTCAAACCCTATTTGATCGAGGGCATTGGCTACGATTTCGTTCCCGAGGTCTTGCATCGTGAACTCGTTGATCTCTGGGTAAAATCAGAGGACAAGCCCTCGTTCCAATTGGCGCGTCGCTTGATTTGCGAGGAAGGTATCCTCTGCGGGGGATCCAGTGGGGCCGCTATGTTTGGAGTCTTGAAGGCGAGTGAATCCCTCAAAGAAAATCAAAATTGCGTTGTCATTATACCCGACGGTATCAGAAACTACATGACCAAATTCGTTGATGATAAGTGGATGAGGGAGCACGCTTTTCAGTAA
- a CDS encoding protease-like activity factor CPAF — protein MEMAIKNGKSKIGAGIFFLSAVLSQALHADSIYQKQTLSTIEFIENVFSSSYAPRDWKAKQSGWRIEDEANKARASVLGLGSDLNIKSAQRILRKLVGSTRDYHVGISFHASERATLPIEIRSAEGKFFIVWIDRDKLPEKSFPILVGDEITGFNGKPIVEERNQILTEIDQNVFETDQVLAEMYLTRRVANRGIAVPRGPVELEVTRNKDGKVQTLIHQLTWEYQEEKIKYNSLAQDSQNLETPSGTHSLASWQMVPAFLKGLGSSKSLNQTNPHMLGAKQSFVPSLGQIFWQTEKENKFHAYIFRAEGGGIYGYVRIPSYMAGDDEVKEFLSIVKRMEESTDAMVIDQLNNPGGSVFYLYSLVAMLTNKPMLTPKHRMIITQADVANALETLKSLEKVSNEEEAKKVLGASIGGYPVSYQLSQFFKEYMQFIVEQWNQGVHLSSPFYLGIDKIMPHPEGSYTKPILVLINEFDFSGGDFFPAILQDNHRATLLGVRTAGAGGYVNGVEFPNLLGVAGFSFTGSIAERVDLNPIENLGVTPDVKYPLTAEDMKNGFAPYKKKILEQLKLLVAK, from the coding sequence ATGGAAATGGCAATCAAGAATGGGAAATCAAAGATAGGGGCCGGGATTTTCTTTTTAAGCGCAGTTTTGTCGCAGGCGCTTCACGCCGACTCTATATATCAAAAGCAGACGTTAAGTACGATCGAGTTTATCGAGAACGTTTTTAGTTCTTCTTATGCGCCTCGGGATTGGAAGGCAAAGCAAAGTGGGTGGAGGATTGAGGATGAAGCGAATAAGGCGAGAGCTTCAGTTCTTGGTTTGGGTTCCGATCTAAATATAAAGAGTGCGCAAAGGATTTTAAGAAAACTCGTTGGTAGCACCAGAGATTATCATGTTGGCATTTCGTTTCACGCCTCTGAAAGGGCCACATTGCCAATCGAAATTCGCTCGGCCGAGGGGAAGTTTTTTATCGTTTGGATTGATCGAGATAAGCTTCCTGAGAAATCATTTCCCATTTTGGTAGGGGATGAAATCACGGGATTTAATGGCAAGCCGATTGTCGAGGAACGCAATCAAATCCTGACAGAGATCGATCAAAACGTGTTTGAAACAGACCAAGTCCTTGCTGAGATGTACCTAACCCGACGCGTGGCAAATAGAGGGATTGCGGTTCCACGTGGGCCTGTCGAACTCGAAGTGACACGAAATAAAGATGGAAAAGTACAGACTCTCATTCATCAACTGACCTGGGAGTATCAGGAAGAGAAAATCAAATACAATAGTTTAGCACAGGACTCTCAAAACCTTGAGACTCCTAGCGGAACCCATTCTCTTGCCAGCTGGCAGATGGTGCCCGCCTTTTTGAAGGGACTCGGATCCTCAAAAAGTTTGAATCAGACAAATCCGCATATGTTGGGAGCCAAGCAGAGTTTTGTTCCTTCTTTGGGTCAGATATTTTGGCAGACAGAAAAGGAAAATAAATTCCACGCCTACATCTTTAGAGCAGAGGGCGGGGGGATTTACGGGTACGTCCGCATTCCCTCATACATGGCTGGAGATGATGAAGTGAAGGAATTTCTATCCATCGTTAAACGGATGGAGGAAAGCACAGATGCCATGGTCATCGACCAATTGAATAATCCTGGTGGATCCGTATTTTATCTTTACAGTTTGGTGGCGATGCTGACCAACAAACCGATGCTGACTCCAAAGCACCGAATGATCATTACTCAAGCCGATGTTGCAAATGCGCTGGAAACCCTGAAGAGCCTCGAAAAAGTATCAAACGAAGAAGAAGCAAAAAAAGTATTAGGAGCAAGCATAGGGGGATATCCCGTTTCTTATCAGCTCTCCCAATTTTTTAAGGAATACATGCAATTTATTGTGGAGCAGTGGAATCAGGGAGTGCATTTGAGCTCACCATTTTATTTGGGCATAGACAAAATTATGCCTCATCCCGAAGGAAGTTACACAAAGCCAATACTTGTCTTGATCAATGAATTTGACTTTTCCGGAGGTGATTTTTTTCCAGCTATTTTACAAGACAATCACCGTGCGACCCTACTGGGCGTTCGTACGGCAGGGGCCGGAGGCTATGTGAATGGGGTTGAGTTTCCCAATCTTTTGGGAGTTGCCGGTTTTTCATTCACAGGATCCATTGCTGAAAGGGTTGACCTGAATCCAATCGAAAATCTGGGGGTCACACCTGACGTGAAATATCCCCTGACGGCTGAGGATATGAAGAATGGTTTTGCGCCATACAAAAAGAAAATCTTAGAGCAGCTAAAATTATTGGTCGCAAAATAA
- a CDS encoding S8 family serine peptidase yields MALPALKWGLRGLFVLVFAVWGMATSFAAKRFVVTIDSPLAYQSLKLAQLGVPVNSPALQMFSQSGARVQLLFDKIQMVVVESESDQTLVSLKGEHGIADIEEEFFIPAPKGLPQSVMTAGLMEHVEVPWGIKAIRAPDAWTSANSGRGARVLVLDTGIDRDHPDLASRFEKGQNFSDVDEPEPPYDYYDNISHGTHVAGTILADGKVTGLVGVAPEAQLLSARVCSKKGCSSISILSGINWGIQEKVDVMNLSLGGPFDSPAGARAYEAAKLAGVVVVCASGNDGVGQVSFPAAYDSNIAVGAVDENLVKADFSNWGPELDVMAPGVNVVSSVPRGSGVTTDLKVDLGDGQGMVRIDSLPVQGAAVQVDPLVGELIPVGLGKPEDYSGLSVQGKIALILRGEITFVDKVKNALQAGATGVIIYNNQPGVLGASLGDGVSVAIPVASITQEAGLELAAKGPISVSLHSRSSDFEKMAGTSMASPHVAGVAALIRGVNKALTPDQVREIIVSTAQALSPNDANQNGSGLIDAQAAVNKALGIEFLLPTGSGF; encoded by the coding sequence ATGGCACTTCCGGCGTTGAAATGGGGCTTAAGAGGTTTGTTTGTTTTGGTCTTTGCAGTTTGGGGGATGGCCACTTCTTTCGCGGCAAAACGTTTTGTTGTTACTATAGACTCGCCTCTGGCCTATCAGTCTCTCAAACTGGCCCAACTGGGTGTTCCAGTCAACTCTCCGGCGCTTCAGATGTTTTCTCAATCGGGCGCTCGTGTTCAGCTCTTGTTTGATAAAATCCAAATGGTCGTTGTGGAGTCCGAATCGGATCAGACATTGGTGTCTCTCAAAGGCGAACATGGAATTGCTGATATCGAAGAAGAATTTTTTATTCCAGCGCCCAAGGGCCTTCCTCAGTCAGTGATGACTGCGGGATTGATGGAGCATGTGGAAGTACCATGGGGGATAAAGGCCATTCGCGCACCTGATGCTTGGACCAGCGCTAATTCCGGCCGCGGAGCGAGAGTGTTAGTTCTAGACACGGGAATAGATCGAGACCATCCGGATCTTGCGAGTCGGTTTGAAAAAGGGCAGAATTTTTCTGACGTTGATGAGCCAGAGCCTCCCTACGATTACTACGATAATATTTCCCACGGAACTCATGTTGCGGGCACGATCTTAGCGGATGGCAAAGTGACTGGTTTGGTCGGAGTGGCCCCCGAGGCTCAGCTTTTATCTGCTCGTGTTTGCTCAAAAAAGGGGTGCTCGTCAATATCGATTTTGAGTGGAATCAACTGGGGCATACAGGAAAAGGTAGATGTGATGAACTTGTCATTGGGCGGACCTTTTGATTCGCCCGCTGGCGCGAGGGCTTATGAGGCAGCAAAACTTGCGGGTGTTGTTGTGGTTTGTGCGTCCGGAAACGACGGAGTTGGTCAGGTTTCCTTTCCTGCGGCCTATGATTCAAATATTGCGGTGGGTGCGGTTGACGAAAATTTGGTGAAAGCCGATTTTTCAAATTGGGGTCCTGAATTAGATGTGATGGCGCCAGGGGTAAACGTTGTCTCTAGTGTCCCGCGCGGATCAGGAGTCACAACTGATCTGAAGGTGGATCTTGGTGATGGACAGGGGATGGTTCGCATTGACAGTTTGCCCGTGCAGGGTGCCGCCGTTCAGGTGGATCCATTGGTTGGAGAACTTATTCCTGTTGGACTTGGAAAACCAGAAGACTACAGTGGTCTCTCTGTACAAGGCAAAATCGCTTTGATTTTGAGAGGTGAAATTACTTTTGTAGACAAAGTGAAAAATGCCCTCCAAGCAGGAGCGACTGGTGTTATCATTTATAACAATCAACCCGGAGTTCTGGGTGCGAGCCTAGGGGATGGAGTCAGTGTTGCTATTCCTGTCGCATCTATCACGCAGGAAGCTGGTCTTGAACTTGCTGCAAAGGGTCCTATCTCGGTTAGCCTTCATTCTCGATCCAGCGATTTCGAAAAGATGGCGGGAACATCTATGGCTTCTCCTCATGTTGCGGGCGTGGCGGCTCTTATAAGAGGGGTTAACAAAGCTCTCACTCCCGATCAGGTGCGTGAGATTATCGTGTCGACAGCTCAAGCGCTATCTCCGAACGATGCCAATCAAAATGGATCTGGGTTAATTGACGCTCAAGCAGCGGTCAACAAGGCGCTGGGAATTGAATTTCTTTTGCCAACGGGTTCGGGGTTTTGA
- a CDS encoding PilZ domain-containing protein yields MVNEDSKYLWCLYNTESEELLEGLVRDEVRILMSRLPIPDRMHWLVWREDWAHWKVVTTLPELLKISLRSMKQPPPEIPEEYREDQSIIEIKRLYQGNDVAEEISTNAEVVAIGEIPDLPVESEGAEFVQRAHQRIKRSYKILIECNRKKFETTSVDVSVGGLLLIDPLPDWVFGYCTITIIKPRNGESVQLTCSIVENQLPQKRFRVALSPLKKRADQSRLHAWLSVA; encoded by the coding sequence TTGGTTAATGAGGATTCAAAATATTTGTGGTGTCTCTACAATACAGAGAGCGAGGAGCTTTTGGAGGGACTCGTTCGGGATGAGGTGCGGATTCTGATGTCTCGATTGCCAATCCCAGATCGCATGCATTGGTTGGTGTGGCGTGAGGATTGGGCGCATTGGAAGGTAGTCACGACTTTGCCAGAGCTTCTAAAGATTTCCTTGCGCTCGATGAAACAGCCGCCTCCGGAGATTCCGGAAGAGTATCGTGAAGATCAGAGTATTATTGAGATTAAAAGACTGTACCAGGGCAATGATGTCGCGGAGGAGATTTCAACTAACGCCGAGGTGGTAGCCATTGGTGAGATACCGGATTTACCAGTCGAATCTGAGGGTGCCGAATTTGTTCAGCGTGCACATCAGCGAATCAAACGCAGCTATAAAATCTTGATAGAATGCAACCGGAAAAAATTTGAAACAACCTCTGTTGATGTCTCTGTAGGCGGTCTGTTGCTCATCGATCCTTTGCCCGATTGGGTGTTTGGGTATTGCACTATCACCATTATCAAACCGAGAAATGGCGAGTCGGTTCAGTTGACCTGCTCTATTGTAGAAAATCAGCTTCCGCAGAAGCGCTTTCGAGTCGCTCTTTCCCCTCTGAAAAAAAGGGCGGATCAATCACGTCTTCATGCTTGGTTATCAGTCGCTTGA
- a CDS encoding N-acetylmuramoyl-L-alanine amidase — MAPIIVFVWRDRFLRPLAAMLSGTLLFHLPFSLCYASAKIIIDPGHGGQDKGAVFNGTKESDLTLQISTRLHSLLRQRGFEVVMTRETDRHVSLAERARIAREHEGHLFLSIHTNSSGDTKAHGMEVYFENQLPADEESMFLANKENSDLKQKEETGWPLRPIAEADHLSGDLLNIVQDLQRNFRIQTSSQFALQLAENWRGRKRPAENTVHQAPFYVLKNVNMTSALIEVGFISNISEAEDLKSASYQNEIVRGILHGIEGFTQKK; from the coding sequence ATGGCTCCAATAATTGTCTTTGTTTGGCGGGATAGATTCCTTCGACCCTTAGCAGCTATGTTGTCGGGAACTCTCCTCTTTCATTTGCCCTTCTCGCTTTGCTATGCTTCGGCTAAAATCATCATTGATCCTGGGCACGGAGGGCAGGACAAAGGGGCCGTTTTCAACGGCACAAAAGAGTCTGACCTCACCCTCCAGATATCCACCCGGCTCCATAGCCTTTTGCGTCAGCGCGGATTTGAAGTGGTCATGACAAGGGAAACAGACCGGCATGTCTCTCTCGCCGAGAGGGCCCGAATAGCAAGAGAACACGAGGGCCATCTGTTTTTGAGTATTCATACAAACTCCTCAGGAGACACCAAGGCACACGGCATGGAAGTGTATTTTGAGAATCAGCTTCCCGCGGACGAGGAATCCATGTTTCTCGCTAACAAAGAGAATAGTGACCTCAAACAAAAGGAAGAAACGGGGTGGCCGCTCCGACCTATCGCCGAAGCCGATCATCTGAGCGGAGATCTGCTCAATATTGTTCAGGACCTTCAGCGAAATTTTCGAATTCAAACCAGCTCCCAATTTGCCCTCCAATTGGCTGAGAATTGGCGAGGAAGGAAGCGCCCCGCAGAAAACACCGTTCATCAAGCCCCATTTTATGTCCTAAAAAACGTCAATATGACGAGTGCCCTTATTGAGGTTGGTTTCATCTCTAATATCAGCGAAGCAGAAGATCTCAAATCTGCGAGCTACCAAAATGAAATTGTCCGGGGAATTTTGCATGGAATCGAAGGTTTTACTCAAAAGAAATGA
- the rph gene encoding ribonuclease PH — MRTDGRKFYELRKVTIEPEVLRYAEGSARIQMGETVVLCTATVEDGIPKWLQGSGAGWITAEYGMLPRSTHTRINRDKALNGGRTQEISRLIGRSLRSAVDLKALGERQLTIDCDVLQADGGTRTAAVTGGFVALALALKFMKNQGLISSIPIIHYISAVSVGLQNGQALLDLNYDEDSTIHTDMNFVMTHSGSLVEIQGTAEACTFTRKELDTMLDLATKACRELTEFQKNILGDLGKV, encoded by the coding sequence ATGCGTACAGATGGAAGAAAATTCTACGAACTCAGAAAAGTCACGATTGAGCCGGAGGTCCTCCGCTATGCGGAAGGAAGTGCTCGGATACAAATGGGTGAAACCGTTGTCCTATGCACCGCCACAGTAGAAGATGGAATCCCCAAGTGGTTGCAGGGTTCTGGGGCCGGGTGGATCACAGCAGAATATGGAATGCTCCCTCGAAGCACTCATACCCGCATCAACCGCGATAAAGCCCTCAACGGCGGTCGAACTCAGGAAATTTCCCGCCTCATTGGGAGAAGCCTTCGAAGTGCCGTCGATTTGAAGGCTCTTGGAGAAAGGCAGCTGACAATTGATTGCGATGTATTGCAGGCAGATGGAGGGACTCGGACTGCCGCTGTCACAGGCGGGTTTGTGGCTCTCGCTCTAGCTCTGAAGTTTATGAAAAATCAGGGTCTCATCAGTTCAATTCCGATCATTCATTACATCTCAGCCGTCAGCGTTGGGCTTCAAAATGGACAGGCGCTTTTGGATCTGAACTATGATGAGGACTCCACCATCCATACGGACATGAATTTTGTGATGACCCATTCTGGCAGCTTAGTTGAAATTCAGGGGACAGCTGAGGCTTGCACATTTACGCGAAAAGAACTTGATACAATGCTTGACCTGGCGACAAAGGCTTGCCGTGAATTGACGGAGTTCCAAAAGAATATTTTAGGCGACCTAGGGAAAGTTTGA
- the rdgB gene encoding RdgB/HAM1 family non-canonical purine NTP pyrophosphatase, producing MVIWVATENKGKLSEFKLLLDPLKLDIHSQSELSYFSPPPENGDSFLANARIKTRALKALKKEFWVVGEDSGLEVEGLGNLPGIHSARYAGPKAGDRENVAKLLKMMELRSFTNRKARFKCVMVAYSPDGQEHVMEGLLQGELAKKATGTSGFGYDPVFIPEGQTKTIAELGLAFKNQVSHRAQALQQLVKILEGPTTV from the coding sequence ATGGTCATTTGGGTTGCCACTGAAAACAAAGGAAAACTGAGTGAATTCAAACTGCTACTTGATCCACTCAAGTTGGATATACACTCGCAGTCAGAGCTCTCTTATTTTTCCCCGCCCCCTGAAAATGGGGACAGTTTTCTAGCCAATGCTCGAATAAAAACTCGAGCACTTAAAGCCTTAAAAAAGGAGTTTTGGGTTGTTGGCGAAGACTCTGGCCTTGAAGTAGAGGGACTCGGTAACCTGCCAGGAATTCATTCCGCCAGGTACGCAGGCCCAAAAGCGGGTGACCGAGAAAATGTCGCAAAGCTTTTGAAAATGATGGAGCTGCGGTCTTTTACCAATCGAAAAGCAAGATTTAAATGTGTCATGGTTGCCTATTCCCCCGATGGTCAGGAGCACGTCATGGAGGGACTCTTGCAGGGCGAACTTGCCAAAAAAGCCACCGGCACATCCGGATTTGGATATGATCCCGTCTTTATCCCAGAAGGGCAGACCAAAACCATCGCAGAACTTGGGCTTGCGTTCAAAAATCAAGTCTCTCACCGCGCCCAGGCGCTCCAGCAACTGGTGAAAATCCTCGAAGGCCCGACGACAGTTTAA
- a CDS encoding STAS domain-containing protein — protein MTLSRPAVDNEPMSAFEIRKSANWSVISVGDRVDSVNFRKLQSQIDHLLQKRELYLVIDLRQAIFLSLPSIKYLAVVADQIGKLGGSLALLAPSEKIKRQIHIYASLEEMKLFRSWADLERTDGEPVPFVRESLVRREPEETDVSSS, from the coding sequence TTGACACTGTCCCGGCCTGCCGTCGATAATGAACCCATGTCTGCTTTTGAGATCCGAAAATCTGCTAATTGGAGTGTTATTTCGGTCGGTGATCGGGTCGACTCTGTCAATTTTAGGAAATTGCAAAGTCAGATAGATCATTTGCTCCAAAAGAGGGAGCTTTATTTGGTTATTGATCTTAGGCAGGCAATTTTTCTCAGTTTGCCAAGTATAAAATATCTCGCCGTCGTTGCGGATCAGATCGGAAAACTGGGAGGATCTCTGGCTCTGCTGGCTCCCTCGGAGAAAATCAAACGTCAAATTCACATCTACGCTTCCCTTGAAGAAATGAAATTATTTCGAAGTTGGGCTGATTTGGAGCGAACAGACGGAGAGCCAGTTCCATTTGTGAGAGAATCTTTGGTCAGAAGGGAACCAGAAGAGACCGATGTTTCAAGTTCCTAA
- a CDS encoding ribose-phosphate pyrophosphokinase, protein MTDLKIFSGTSNQDLAGKIASEAGVELGRCDIKRFADGEIQVEIHESVRGCNVFFVQSTCPPVNENYMELFIVLDAFRRASANEITSVMPYYGYARQDRKVAPRAPISAKCVAQLLKTAGADRLVVVDLHSSQIQGFFDGPFDHLFAIPTLARTWREKFGTGEEFVVVSPDAGGVERARAFAKRLECSIAIVDKRRTGPNVAKAVHLIGDVKGKTAIVLDDMIDTAGTLCQSVDSLIKNGAKRAFAVATHPVLSGPAISRIMESGLEKVLVTDTIPLRPEGVACPKIEVISVAPLVAEAIKRINSKDSVSALFEV, encoded by the coding sequence ATGACAGACTTGAAGATTTTTTCTGGAACATCAAATCAGGACCTCGCGGGCAAGATAGCAAGCGAAGCAGGTGTAGAGCTTGGTCGTTGCGATATCAAGCGCTTTGCCGATGGTGAGATTCAGGTGGAAATCCACGAAAGTGTGAGGGGTTGCAACGTATTTTTCGTTCAGAGCACTTGCCCACCAGTAAATGAAAACTACATGGAGTTATTTATTGTCCTGGATGCCTTTCGAAGGGCATCGGCCAATGAGATCACCTCTGTGATGCCATATTATGGATATGCGCGCCAAGATCGTAAAGTTGCACCCCGCGCCCCAATATCGGCTAAATGTGTCGCCCAGCTGTTGAAAACGGCGGGAGCTGACCGTCTCGTTGTTGTGGATCTCCATTCCTCTCAAATTCAGGGTTTTTTTGATGGACCCTTTGACCACTTGTTTGCGATCCCTACCCTTGCACGAACATGGCGAGAGAAATTTGGAACGGGAGAAGAATTTGTGGTGGTCAGCCCTGACGCAGGTGGAGTTGAGCGAGCTCGTGCCTTTGCGAAACGGCTGGAGTGTTCTATTGCCATTGTTGACAAGCGCAGAACTGGGCCAAATGTTGCGAAAGCCGTCCACCTGATCGGTGACGTCAAAGGAAAAACAGCGATTGTCCTGGATGATATGATTGATACTGCTGGAACATTATGTCAAAGTGTTGACAGCCTGATTAAGAATGGTGCAAAAAGGGCGTTTGCCGTTGCGACTCATCCAGTCCTTTCTGGACCCGCTATCAGCAGAATTATGGAAAGTGGACTGGAGAAGGTTTTGGTAACGGATACGATTCCCTTGCGCCCTGAAGGGGTCGCATGCCCGAAAATAGAGGTGATTTCCGTTGCACCTTTGGTTGCTGAGGCGATTAAGAGAATTAATAGTAAAGATTCTGTAAGTGCTTTATTTGAAGTTTAG
- a CDS encoding 50S ribosomal protein L25 — protein MTSQQSVDIKVSGRKPGKGASRSLRSSKLVPAVVYGPKTGNLPFCLSEVEAERYSKHRFDNIIFTLKSDDPKLNNLKVLRKDFAVHPLSRRPIHFDFYAIDLTQEVTIKVELRFDGKPLGAAGGGVLNVIRRDVEIRCLPGNIPDSLPVDVSGLGLGESIHVSDLKLPPDITIITDGSDTLATCAVVKEETAPAAAAGATEAAAGAVPAAGGAAATAAPAGGGGSSQAGDKKG, from the coding sequence ATGACATCACAACAATCCGTAGATATTAAAGTTTCTGGACGTAAGCCTGGCAAGGGCGCATCTCGATCCTTGCGAAGTTCAAAGTTGGTACCGGCCGTCGTGTACGGACCCAAAACAGGCAATCTGCCATTCTGTCTCTCCGAAGTTGAGGCAGAAAGATATTCAAAACATAGATTCGACAATATCATTTTCACCTTAAAATCGGACGACCCTAAGTTGAATAACTTGAAGGTCTTGCGGAAGGATTTTGCCGTTCACCCTCTTTCTCGGCGCCCCATTCATTTTGACTTTTATGCGATCGATTTAACTCAAGAAGTGACGATCAAGGTAGAATTGCGTTTTGACGGTAAACCACTTGGAGCAGCAGGAGGCGGCGTGCTCAACGTCATTCGTCGTGATGTGGAGATTCGATGTCTGCCGGGCAATATCCCCGACTCTCTTCCTGTTGATGTTTCAGGTCTTGGTCTGGGCGAGTCTATCCACGTATCTGACCTGAAACTCCCTCCAGATATTACTATTATCACAGACGGATCTGACACCCTCGCAACTTGCGCTGTCGTGAAAGAAGAAACTGCCCCTGCGGCCGCAGCAGGAGCCACAGAAGCGGCAGCGGGTGCTGTTCCCGCAGCTGGCGGAGCAGCAGCAACAGCAGCTCCTGCGGGCGGCGGTGGAAGTTCACAAGCTGGTGACAAGAAGGGCTAA
- a CDS encoding aminoacyl-tRNA hydrolase gives MKLIVGLGNPGDKYKLTRHNIGFMAIDAMTQSFGADSYKNEHKSLTTRISVNSEVILLAKPQTFMNLSGEAVQSLMAYYRIEIQDLMIAHDEIDLQYGTMRFQTHRGHGGHNGIRSIHQTLATNEYKRIRLGVGRPPHEHIEIADYVLQNFNSSEMNLLPDFLNLICEGVECSIKDGFEKAASRYNR, from the coding sequence ATGAAACTCATTGTGGGGCTGGGTAATCCCGGGGATAAATATAAGCTGACCCGGCACAATATAGGATTCATGGCGATTGACGCCATGACTCAGTCTTTCGGTGCAGATTCATATAAAAATGAACATAAATCATTGACCACCAGGATCTCTGTTAACTCCGAGGTTATCCTTTTGGCCAAACCGCAGACATTTATGAACCTCTCAGGGGAAGCCGTTCAATCTCTCATGGCTTATTACCGAATTGAAATTCAAGATTTGATGATTGCACATGATGAGATCGACCTTCAGTATGGAACCATGCGCTTCCAAACCCATCGCGGCCACGGCGGACACAACGGAATACGGAGTATTCATCAAACACTCGCGACCAACGAATACAAAAGGATCAGACTTGGCGTTGGCCGTCCACCACATGAACACATAGAAATAGCCGATTATGTTTTGCAGAACTTCAACTCCAGTGAAATGAATTTGCTTCCTGATTTTTTAAATTTGATTTGTGAAGGGGTTGAGTGTTCTATCAAGGATGGTTTTGAAAAGGCGGCGAGCCGCTATAACCGCTGA